A genomic region of Methanosarcina thermophila TM-1 contains the following coding sequences:
- a CDS encoding transcriptional regulator — protein METPCQKIVWDLVPAIRASLAIELVKKGQLQTIVAKLLGIALSAASQYISGKRGYRIEFQGETKELIEKLAQDLIDNMVSDDV, from the coding sequence ATGGAAACTCCCTGTCAGAAGATTGTGTGGGATCTGGTTCCCGCAATAAGAGCCAGCCTTGCAATCGAACTTGTAAAAAAAGGACAATTACAGACAATAGTGGCAAAGTTGCTTGGGATTGCCCTGTCTGCAGCTTCTCAGTATATCTCGGGAAAAAGAGGATACAGGATCGAATTTCAGGGCGAGACGAAGGAATTAATTGAAAAGCTTGCTCAGGATCTGATCGACAATATGGTTTCTGACGATGTATAA
- a CDS encoding aminotransferase class V-fold PLP-dependent enzyme: MIIHNCEGDNVIVDDKAVYIDNSATTPIRKEVVEAMFAYMKENFGNPSSIYEIGKISKHVIDRARKRLPMRPRLKKTRSILQIYTLRPGVQ, translated from the coding sequence ATGATTATTCACAATTGTGAAGGCGACAATGTGATTGTTGATGATAAGGCAGTTTACATTGACAACTCGGCTACAACTCCTATAAGAAAAGAAGTTGTCGAAGCGATGTTTGCCTATATGAAAGAGAATTTTGGGAACCCTTCTTCCATCTATGAGATTGGAAAGATCTCAAAACATGTAATAGACAGAGCAAGGAAAAGGTTGCCGATGCGCCCGAGGCTGAAGAAAACGAGATCTATTTTACAAATATATACATTGAGACCCGGAGTACAATAA
- a CDS encoding HesA/MoeB/ThiF family protein: MEKYIAEKYVRQIMLFGEEGQKKLRKAKIFVAGAGGLGSPISTYLAIAGIGKIILADFDSVELSNLNRQFLHHEKDVGREKIKSAEEKLLSLNPEIKIETIRERITEENADSVVPSCDLIIDALDNFDTRHVLNRLAVERNIPLVHGAVSGYRGQVTTVIPGKTPCLYCIFPTSLKKEVFPVLGTTPGVIGTIQANEAIKYITGQGKLLEGRLLLWDGLSCSFSELKINKTENCPICRANKEL; encoded by the coding sequence ATGGAGAAATATATAGCAGAAAAATATGTCAGACAGATAATGCTTTTTGGAGAAGAAGGCCAGAAAAAATTAAGAAAAGCAAAAATTTTCGTTGCTGGGGCAGGAGGGCTTGGATCTCCGATCTCTACCTATCTTGCCATTGCAGGTATCGGGAAAATAATACTTGCAGATTTTGATTCGGTCGAACTCAGCAATCTCAACAGGCAGTTTCTCCATCATGAAAAAGATGTAGGGAGAGAGAAGATCAAATCCGCAGAGGAAAAACTCCTCTCCCTGAACCCAGAAATAAAAATCGAAACGATCAGAGAAAGAATTACCGAAGAAAACGCAGATTCGGTAGTTCCTTCCTGTGACCTCATAATAGATGCGCTGGACAACTTTGATACAAGGCATGTGCTAAACAGGCTTGCTGTGGAACGGAACATACCCCTGGTTCATGGAGCGGTTTCGGGATACAGGGGGCAGGTAACGACTGTAATTCCGGGAAAAACTCCATGCCTTTACTGTATTTTTCCTACGTCCTTAAAAAAAGAGGTATTTCCGGTACTTGGAACAACTCCAGGGGTAATAGGTACCATCCAGGCTAATGAAGCGATTAAATATATAACAGGGCAAGGAAAGCTTCTGGAAGGACGCCTCCTGTTATGGGACGGGCTTTCATGCTCTTTTAGTGAGCTGAAGATTAATAAAACTGAAAATTGTCCGATCTGCAGAGCTAATAAAGAGTTATGA
- a CDS encoding serine protease family protein: MVTASHIFRGEGDNLIVNGMEVAVTSVLKAYDLALIKLPYEHPVKITELGSATELEEAFLVNDIHIVRCRVVNAGASLLYLGFRCLDMPKPGDSGSPILQEGKVIGLLSSIMLDSCMGIAISSKVLRSLGNV; this comes from the coding sequence ATGGTCACAGCATCCCATATCTTCCGGGGGGAAGGAGATAATTTGATAGTGAATGGGATGGAAGTTGCTGTTACCAGTGTTCTGAAAGCTTATGATCTTGCCCTGATAAAGCTTCCTTATGAACATCCTGTTAAAATAACCGAACTTGGCAGTGCAACTGAACTGGAGGAAGCTTTTCTTGTCAATGATATTCATATTGTCCGGTGCAGGGTGGTCAATGCCGGAGCTTCACTGCTTTATCTGGGCTTTAGGTGTCTTGATATGCCGAAACCCGGAGACAGCGGCTCCCCTATCCTGCAGGAAGGAAAGGTAATAGGGCTTCTATCCTCGATAATGCTTGACAGTTGCATGGGAATTGCGATTTCTTCTAAAGTTCTCCGCAGCCTGGGAAACGTATGA
- a CDS encoding rubrerythrin family protein: protein MSSKDNLKAAFTGESMANRTYLAFAKRADEEGYHQIAKLFRAAAAAETVHALNHFQRMGGVGTTMDNLKDAISGETYEFTKMYPEFIEEAKKEEDKRALWSFEVANKVERIHAALFEKALNEIGQNEEVDYYVCSVCGYTLEGEPQGNCPICGAASSKFNKID, encoded by the coding sequence ATGAGTTCTAAAGATAATCTTAAAGCCGCATTTACCGGCGAATCGATGGCAAACAGAACATACCTTGCCTTTGCGAAAAGAGCCGATGAAGAAGGCTATCATCAGATAGCTAAGCTCTTCAGAGCCGCTGCTGCTGCTGAAACAGTCCATGCTCTCAATCATTTTCAGCGGATGGGAGGGGTTGGAACCACAATGGATAATCTCAAAGATGCTATTAGCGGCGAAACGTATGAATTTACGAAGATGTACCCTGAATTTATAGAGGAGGCGAAGAAGGAAGAGGACAAAAGAGCCCTCTGGAGCTTTGAAGTGGCAAACAAAGTGGAAAGAATTCATGCCGCACTATTTGAGAAAGCCTTGAACGAAATTGGGCAGAATGAAGAGGTTGATTACTACGTCTGCAGTGTCTGTGGATATACTTTAGAAGGCGAACCTCAGGGAAACTGTCCAATTTGCGGAGCAGCTTCTTCCAAATTCAATAAAATCGACTAA
- a CDS encoding catalase family peroxidase, with the protein MSQENNYHALSDDKIGKNYSEENLKSFPIQQNSTPAELVDALNLVFGKQTYGRAVHAKGIVMRGRFLPSQQASTLSKAPHFQDIAVPITVRFSDFAGILTISDTDPLSSPRGLALKFHLPDGTETDLITHSFNGFPVATIDEFKELLIALGSSGPSVAAPTPADIYLAAHPIAKSFLESQLPPPVSYATLTYYAVNSFKFTNAQGETSFGRYQIVPQAGNQFLSEEEIARASPNYLADEIRQRVADSPIRFNFRVQLPEPGDEIDNPSIAWPDTRKTIDIGVIEITEAVHDSATVERDLLFLPSRLPAGIEPADPMVYRSPAYIISYQRRHQ; encoded by the coding sequence ATGTCACAGGAAAATAATTATCATGCACTTTCAGACGACAAAATTGGGAAAAATTATTCAGAAGAAAACCTGAAATCCTTTCCCATTCAGCAGAATTCAACACCTGCTGAGCTGGTCGATGCGCTCAATCTGGTTTTCGGCAAGCAAACCTATGGCCGCGCAGTCCATGCGAAAGGTATAGTGATGAGGGGAAGGTTTCTTCCCAGCCAGCAGGCATCAACTTTGAGCAAGGCACCGCACTTTCAGGATATCGCAGTTCCCATAACCGTCAGATTTTCCGACTTTGCCGGCATACTCACGATCTCGGATACCGATCCTCTTTCAAGCCCACGCGGTCTTGCATTGAAATTCCACCTGCCGGATGGGACGGAAACGGATCTGATAACGCATTCGTTCAATGGATTCCCCGTCGCCACAATTGATGAGTTCAAGGAACTCTTGATCGCGCTTGGTTCAAGTGGACCTAGTGTTGCTGCGCCTACACCGGCTGATATTTACCTGGCTGCACATCCGATTGCGAAGTCGTTTCTTGAGTCGCAACTGCCACCTCCAGTAAGCTATGCAACACTCACTTATTATGCTGTCAATAGTTTCAAATTCACCAATGCACAGGGTGAGACCAGTTTTGGGCGCTACCAAATAGTTCCTCAGGCAGGCAATCAGTTTTTATCTGAGGAGGAAATTGCGAGAGCATCCCCCAATTACCTTGCTGATGAAATCCGTCAGCGAGTAGCTGACTCTCCTATAAGGTTTAATTTCCGCGTCCAGCTTCCGGAGCCAGGAGATGAAATAGATAATCCTTCAATTGCATGGCCAGATACACGCAAAACTATCGATATCGGTGTTATTGAAATTACGGAAGCAGTCCATGATAGTGCTACAGTGGAGCGTGATCTGCTCTTTCTGCCATCCCGATTACCAGCAGGAATCGAGCCAGCCGACCCGATGGTCTATCGCAGTCCAGCCTATATAATATCATACCAGCGTCGTCATCAATAA
- a CDS encoding acyltransferase family protein, with amino-acid sequence MTEKIGYLDGLRGVAAINVMLMHFFIVLLPAMIYSDRMPSHLGNLEKIFTSTPLGLIGAGNFSVCIFFVLSGYVLTQKYFKTKDRSIIISGAVRRYIRLFVPVFAATMLSFLLASTEMYHYFIEAVMISGNNNYANYWTFTPDLAEAIKQAAWGTFFAGDDTYNPVLWTMSVEFYGSMLVFAMALFFGSLRARWTFYLAAVVLFLNTYYLAFIIGMGLADVFNGKTSIFKTSNKVILSIVLASGLFLGSYPVGTVTADSLYAFLDNGFFQTPKYAYHILGAGMLMYVLLNSQRMQKIFSSPVLVFLGKISYSLYLVHFLVISTLTCALFLVLHPVLPYGAAVLISCVLSVLVIIPLSYLFYRYVDMRGIKLSKVFYNQLASIFRPISAGNITQNYLSNAIFTIYNKLFK; translated from the coding sequence ATGACCGAAAAGATTGGCTATCTTGATGGGCTGCGCGGTGTAGCTGCGATTAATGTTATGTTAATGCACTTTTTTATAGTATTACTCCCGGCAATGATCTATAGTGATCGGATGCCGTCACATCTCGGAAATCTTGAAAAGATATTTACAAGTACACCACTGGGATTAATAGGCGCAGGGAACTTTTCGGTCTGTATCTTCTTCGTTCTTAGCGGCTACGTATTAACTCAAAAATATTTTAAAACAAAAGACAGGAGCATAATAATAAGCGGTGCAGTACGCCGATATATAAGATTATTTGTTCCAGTATTTGCAGCTACAATGTTATCATTCTTACTGGCATCAACCGAAATGTACCATTACTTTATTGAAGCTGTAATGATCTCAGGAAACAATAATTATGCCAATTACTGGACTTTTACACCAGATCTTGCCGAAGCAATTAAACAGGCGGCTTGGGGGACTTTTTTCGCAGGTGATGATACCTATAACCCTGTTTTGTGGACCATGTCAGTAGAATTTTATGGATCGATGCTTGTTTTTGCAATGGCTCTATTTTTCGGGTCCCTGCGTGCCCGCTGGACATTTTACCTTGCCGCAGTCGTGCTCTTCCTCAACACTTACTATCTGGCTTTCATTATAGGAATGGGGCTCGCCGACGTATTCAACGGTAAGACATCAATATTTAAAACAAGCAATAAAGTAATATTGTCTATTGTACTGGCTTCGGGACTTTTTTTAGGTTCATACCCTGTAGGCACCGTGACAGCTGATTCGTTATACGCGTTTCTCGATAACGGTTTCTTCCAGACACCAAAGTATGCTTACCATATTCTTGGTGCAGGCATGTTAATGTATGTCTTACTTAACAGTCAACGGATGCAAAAAATATTTTCTTCTCCGGTACTGGTCTTTCTCGGAAAAATATCCTATTCTCTGTACCTGGTACATTTCCTGGTAATAAGCACTCTCACCTGTGCACTATTCCTCGTCCTGCATCCGGTATTACCCTATGGTGCAGCTGTCCTGATTTCCTGTGTCCTGTCTGTGTTAGTAATAATACCCCTGAGCTATCTGTTTTACAGGTATGTTGATATGAGGGGTATAAAATTATCCAAGGTTTTCTATAACCAATTAGCCAGCATCTTCAGACCTATCAGTGCAGGAAATATAACACAAAACTATCTATCAAATGCGATTTTTACAATATATAATAAATTATTCAAATGA
- the pheT gene encoding phenylalanine--tRNA ligase subunit beta, whose protein sequence is MPVITLQYDDLEKLTGTDKETIINRVPMIGADIERIEEESIDIEFFPDRPDLYSVEGVARAMRGFLDIETGLPEYEVHPSNVSIFVSQDILRIRPFLGSAVVRGVKFTSSSIKSLMDLQEDLHWGLGRNRKKVSIGVHDLSNVKPPFRYMAIDPSFEFVPLDYTEKMSMTEILEKHPKGKRFAHLVRDFDKYPIILDADDNVLSFPPIINGTLTSVTEKTTDLFIDVTGLGEAVYTALNIVVTALAERGGRIESVKVIRPDCEELILPDLEPKSRLLTKSEVKSLLGMELSLEEIVKQLERMRFGAEVLDEEIVEVKVPAYRADILHNYDLIEDIGKGYGYENIKLRIPETYTAGKAHPISLIRSPINEIMVGLGYYEVMPFTLTSEKINFENMRRQKTDDVTHVLHSISEDQTMVRTALLPNLLEILALNQHRELPQKIFEFGEVVRNEITRQHVAAVSIHPQANFTEVYEVVDAFMREMMLPYEVKESEDPAFLEGRRADVYIKGKKIGVFGEFHPEVISNFTLGYAVVGFELDMTDLINEFKLIG, encoded by the coding sequence ATGCCAGTAATTACCTTGCAGTATGACGACCTCGAGAAACTCACAGGAACCGATAAGGAAACTATAATAAATAGGGTGCCCATGATAGGAGCCGACATCGAAAGGATTGAAGAAGAGTCTATCGATATCGAATTCTTCCCTGATAGACCTGATCTTTATAGTGTGGAAGGGGTAGCCAGGGCAATGCGAGGTTTCCTGGATATTGAGACCGGGCTGCCCGAGTATGAGGTACATCCGTCAAACGTTTCGATTTTTGTCAGCCAGGATATCCTGAGAATCAGGCCTTTTCTCGGGAGTGCAGTTGTAAGAGGCGTAAAGTTCACATCCTCTTCCATAAAATCCCTTATGGATCTTCAGGAAGATCTACACTGGGGGCTTGGAAGAAACAGGAAAAAAGTATCAATAGGCGTGCACGACCTCTCAAACGTAAAGCCGCCTTTCAGGTATATGGCTATTGACCCGAGTTTCGAGTTCGTGCCTCTGGATTACACTGAAAAAATGAGCATGACCGAAATCCTGGAAAAGCATCCCAAAGGTAAAAGGTTTGCCCATCTTGTCAGGGACTTTGATAAATATCCTATCATTCTGGATGCTGACGACAATGTGCTGTCCTTCCCGCCTATTATTAACGGGACACTTACAAGCGTGACTGAGAAAACTACCGACCTTTTCATCGATGTCACAGGGCTAGGAGAAGCCGTATACACTGCCCTGAATATTGTAGTTACCGCGCTTGCGGAAAGGGGCGGGCGGATAGAGTCTGTAAAGGTTATCAGACCCGACTGCGAAGAGTTAATCCTGCCTGACCTTGAGCCGAAGAGCAGGCTCCTTACAAAGTCTGAGGTAAAATCCCTTCTCGGCATGGAACTCTCGCTGGAAGAAATAGTTAAACAGCTTGAGAGGATGCGTTTTGGAGCAGAAGTTCTTGACGAAGAAATTGTTGAGGTGAAAGTTCCGGCTTACAGGGCTGACATTCTTCATAACTACGACCTTATCGAGGATATAGGCAAAGGTTATGGGTATGAGAATATCAAACTAAGGATTCCCGAGACCTATACTGCAGGAAAGGCACATCCGATTTCTTTGATTCGCTCTCCTATAAATGAAATAATGGTTGGTCTTGGCTACTATGAGGTCATGCCCTTTACGCTCACCAGTGAAAAAATCAATTTTGAGAACATGCGCAGGCAAAAGACGGATGATGTCACGCATGTCCTTCACTCGATTAGCGAAGACCAGACAATGGTCAGGACAGCTTTGCTTCCCAACCTCCTTGAGATCCTTGCATTAAACCAGCACAGGGAACTTCCTCAAAAAATCTTCGAGTTCGGGGAGGTTGTACGCAACGAAATAACAAGACAGCACGTAGCTGCAGTTTCAATTCACCCGCAGGCAAACTTCACCGAGGTTTATGAGGTAGTGGATGCCTTCATGAGGGAAATGATGCTCCCCTATGAGGTGAAGGAATCCGAAGACCCTGCTTTTCTTGAAGGCAGGCGGGCTGATGTCTATATTAAGGGCAAAAAAATTGGGGTTTTTGGAGAATTCCATCCTGAGGTTATAAGCAATTTTACCCTGGGGTATGCAGTTGTTGGATTTGAGCTTGACATGACAGACCTGATTAATGAATTTAAATTGATAGGCTAA
- a CDS encoding cation:proton antiporter domain-containing protein encodes MITSLLAHIDVLLGFGILILTIFYRFDFPPVLGYLVTGMLIGPYGIGIINGGEIVDLNSELGVIFLLFTIGVDLSLGELWKMRRDVLLGGTLHLLFTTALIFVVCSALGFSPATSVFLGLLISLSSTAIVIKIFQDRNEVNTAHGKTSLAILIFQDLAIVPLMLITPILAGNSVSFDGALPGMLLKGSLIILVFILSDKFLFPWIF; translated from the coding sequence ATGATAACATCTTTACTGGCACATATTGACGTACTTCTTGGCTTTGGCATTTTAATTCTTACTATATTCTACAGATTTGACTTCCCTCCTGTACTGGGTTATCTTGTAACAGGTATGCTGATAGGACCTTATGGGATCGGCATTATAAATGGAGGAGAGATTGTAGATTTAAATTCCGAGCTTGGTGTGATCTTCCTTCTTTTTACAATAGGAGTTGACCTTTCCTTAGGGGAACTCTGGAAAATGAGAAGGGATGTACTGCTTGGGGGAACTCTCCATTTGCTCTTTACAACAGCATTAATTTTTGTTGTATGTTCCGCTTTAGGCTTTAGTCCAGCGACATCTGTCTTTCTCGGTTTGTTAATTTCACTTAGCAGTACCGCAATAGTAATCAAGATTTTTCAGGACAGAAATGAAGTCAATACTGCTCATGGGAAAACTTCGCTTGCAATTCTGATATTTCAGGATCTTGCAATTGTACCTCTGATGTTGATCACTCCGATACTTGCAGGAAATTCTGTAAGTTTTGACGGAGCCCTTCCAGGTATGTTGCTCAAAGGTTCGCTCATTATCCTGGTTTTCATTCTGAGCGACAAATTTCTGTTTCCCTGGATATTTTAG
- a CDS encoding NAD-binding protein: protein MFLASVVFICLSSAVFTSSIGLSTAFGALLAGVIMSDSQYSKQAMGNILPLKDAFMCFFFVSVGMLLDINYLLDNLQILVFATLALIIVKSIAGVVANLFLGAPLRTTILTGLALSQVGEFSFVLSRLGVEYSLLTEETYQAFLAVSILTMGAAPFLINAAYKPVDFIVRKVSETPLGMKIVNGFYSSSLQEETDVEPDIKDHIIIVGFGFSGKAISNAAKTAGIPYIIVESDPETVKQEKMKGESIQYGDAVFGAVLEHAGIKNARVLVIAISDEASTRRIVEKAKELNPNVCIITRVWDLQEMEYLNDLGADEIIPEEYETSVEIFFRILRKYLVPQEDIEKLVNDLRSNGYLMMRKLSVDTSTEFNSEFSLKDGLPGVDIQVVKVEEGSNFDGKTLADLELRKKYRVTVLSIRRDSEMIYVPDGNSLIQAKDVCVILGEPKDLFNIRKFFENVHE from the coding sequence TTGTTTCTAGCCAGTGTTGTATTCATCTGTTTATCATCAGCGGTCTTTACCTCGAGTATCGGGCTGTCAACAGCTTTTGGAGCTCTCTTAGCTGGAGTCATTATGTCTGATTCCCAGTACAGTAAACAGGCAATGGGTAATATTTTACCTTTGAAAGACGCGTTTATGTGTTTCTTTTTTGTGTCTGTAGGCATGCTTCTGGATATTAACTATTTACTTGATAACCTCCAGATTCTCGTATTTGCAACACTCGCCTTAATTATCGTAAAATCAATAGCTGGAGTTGTTGCAAATCTCTTTCTTGGGGCTCCTCTCCGTACAACTATATTGACAGGACTTGCACTTTCACAGGTAGGAGAATTCTCTTTTGTTCTTTCCAGATTAGGAGTAGAATATTCACTCCTGACAGAAGAGACTTACCAGGCATTTCTGGCGGTTTCAATCCTTACTATGGGTGCTGCGCCTTTTTTGATTAATGCTGCCTACAAGCCTGTTGACTTTATTGTCAGAAAGGTTTCAGAGACTCCTCTCGGCATGAAAATTGTAAATGGTTTCTATTCAAGCTCTCTTCAAGAGGAAACCGATGTTGAACCTGACATAAAAGACCACATTATAATCGTAGGCTTCGGTTTTTCCGGGAAGGCAATTTCAAATGCTGCAAAAACTGCAGGTATCCCTTATATCATCGTGGAATCAGACCCTGAAACTGTCAAACAGGAAAAAATGAAAGGAGAAAGTATACAATATGGGGATGCGGTATTTGGGGCTGTACTGGAACATGCGGGAATAAAAAATGCAAGAGTTCTTGTAATTGCGATTTCAGATGAAGCCTCTACAAGGAGAATAGTCGAGAAGGCAAAAGAGTTGAACCCTAATGTCTGCATTATTACCAGGGTATGGGATTTACAGGAAATGGAATATCTCAATGACCTCGGTGCAGATGAAATTATCCCCGAAGAATACGAAACTTCAGTAGAGATCTTTTTCCGCATACTGAGAAAGTATCTGGTGCCACAGGAAGATATTGAAAAGTTGGTTAACGACCTGCGATCTAACGGCTATTTAATGATGCGAAAATTGTCTGTCGATACAAGTACAGAATTTAACAGCGAATTCAGTCTAAAGGATGGGCTTCCAGGAGTAGATATTCAGGTGGTTAAAGTAGAAGAAGGCTCTAATTTTGACGGAAAAACCCTGGCAGATCTGGAATTAAGGAAAAAATATAGAGTGACAGTACTTTCTATTCGTAGGGATTCAGAAATGATCTATGTTCCTGATGGGAACTCCCTCATCCAGGCAAAAGACGTCTGCGTTATTTTGGGAGAACCCAAGGATCTTTTCAATATAAGAAAGTTCTTTGAAAATGTTCACGAATAA